The Novipirellula aureliae genome segment ACCGCACAAGAAGAACTGTTGGCGGTTACCAAGCGTGATCGACCGCAGAATTCTTCACGATTCATCGAACCACTCGATCTCGCCGAGTCCGCGCGTGAGAAGCTGCGTTTGCTCGGTTTGACAACGGAGCAGATTCAAACCATCGAACAACGCGGCAAGTCTTCCGAAACGGTCACGATCTATTCGCCCGTCGGCGGTGTCGTGGTTGCGAAGAACAGGCAAGAAGGCGACCGCGTTCAAACGGGCGACCGCATCTACACTGTCGCTGACTTAAAGGTCTTATGGGTTCAGATGGATGCTTACGAATCCGACTTGGCTTGGTTGCGGTACGGGCAGGACGTAGAGTTCACAACAGAAGCTTATCCCGGCGAATTGTTCCGCGGCCGAATCGCGTTCATTGACCCGGTGCTAAACGAAGACACTCGGACGGTGAAGGTGCGAGTCAACGTACCGAACGATGATGGTCGCTTAAAACCGGAAATGTTCGTGCGAGCAATCGTGCAGAGTGACATCGCGGCGGGCGGTCGAGTGCTCAACGCTTCGCTGGCGGGAAAGTGGATCAGCCCGATGCACCCGGAAATCATAAAAGACCAACCGGGCGATTGTGACATTTGCGGCATGCCGTTGGTGCGAGCCGAGTCGCTTGGCTATGTCACGGCGGAGCCGACGAGTGCCGCGAAGCCGCTGATCGTGCCGGTGAAGGCTGTGTTGCTGACGGGAACGCGAGCGATTGTGTACGTCCAGATTCCCGACGCGGACAAGCCGACTTACGAAGGTCGCGAGATTGTGATCGGTCCGCGTGCCGGCGACTTCTACCTAGTGAAGTCGGGGCTCGAAGAAGGCGACTTGGTCGTGACCAATGGCAACTTCAAACTCGATAGTGCGCTGCAGATTTCTGCGAAGCCTTCGATGATGACGCCTCAAGGTGGCGGCGGCGGTGGGCACAATCACGGAGGCATGGAAATGCCAAAGGCAGACGACGGCGTCACGATGGACGCGAGTCCGATGAACTTGGTGCCAGCGGTACGGGATGCGATGCAAGGAGTTGTTGAGCAATACAAAACGATTCAAGAAAAAGTTGAAGCTGCGAACCTCGCAGAGATTCGCGAAGGCTATGACCAACTCGGTAAAGCTGTCGAGGCAGTGCCGGCGGACTTGATCGGCCCACAAATGCGACCGCAGTGGTCCGAGGTCGCGATGCTATTGCGGAACGATGTCACTGAAGGCCGCGAGGTCAATTCCATGCGTGAAGCCGATCGGGTCTTCGCGTTAACTCGGCAGCACATTGATCAGATGAAGGCTCAGTTCCCGTTGCCGATGTCACACGACGAAATGCAGATGCCGGCGATGGCGAACATGGATGCTCCGCCTGAAGTCGCTGAGCAACTCAGTGGTTTTGTCGCTCCCTACTTGAAACTTAGTCAAGCACTCGCGACAGACGATCTGGAAGTCGCGAAGCGAGCGGTTGAGCCGTTGCATCAGCGATTGGCGGGCTTGCTGCCGATCGTCTCCGAAGCCAAAGCGGCCGAGGTGTGGAGCAAAGAGAAACGCGACTTGTCCGAGATCATTGCAAGATTGCAGAAGGCAAACGACCTCGCCGCCTTGCGTAGCGGGTTCGCGTTGCTGTCCGAACAGATGTTGAGCCTCGAGCGGATGTTCGGTCTGCCGACTGACGAAACGCTTTATGAGCTTCATTGCCCGATGGCGTTTGAGGGACGTGGTGCATCGTGGATTCAGACCGACGATGCGGTTCGTAATCCGTACTATGGCGCGTCGATGCTGAAGTGCGCCGACAAAGTCGAAAAGTTGTAGGCCATGCAATACAACATGACTGACAGCAATGTATCCATTGAGAACGCGAAACGCACGATGCTCGGTCGGCTGATTTGGTTCTGCCTGACCAACAAGCTGGTCGTCCTGTTGCTAGTGATTGCGACGCTGGGTTGGGGCGTCATGGTCGCGCCGTTCGACTGGGACACCGGCGCGTTCCCTCGCGATCCCGTTCCCGTCGACGCGATTCCCGACATCGGCGAGAACCAACAGATTGTGTTCACGAAGTGGATGGGACGCAGCCCGCAGGATGTCGAGGACCAGATCGGCTATCCACTGACTGTTGCGCTGCTGGGCATCCCCGAGGTCAAGACGATCCGCAGCTATTCCATGTTCGGGTTCTCGTCGATCTACATCATCTTTGGCGAAGACGCGGACTTCTATTGGTCGCGAACTCGTGTGCTGGAGAAGCTAAACAGTCTGCCGGCTGGAACGCTGCCGGATGGAATCCAGCCAACACTTGGTCCTGACGCCACGGCACTTGGGCAGATCTTTCTCTACACGCTCGAAGGCCGCGATCCGGATGGCAACCCGACCGGCGGTTGGGATTTGCGTGAGTTGCGAACGATCCAGGATTACTACGTTCGCTATTCGTTGACGTCGGCTGAAGGCATCAGCGAAGTGGCCTCGATTGGCGGCTTCGTTCAGGAGTACCAAATTGACGTCGATCCCGATACGATGCGGGCCGCCGGCGTGACGTTGGCAGGCGTGTTCGAGTCGATTCGCATGACGAATGTGGACGTGGGTGCTCGAACGATCGAGCTAAACAAAGCCGAATACGTGATCCGCGGTCTTGGCTTCATCGAGAATATCGAAGACATCGAGAAGACGGTCGTGAAGGTTACCGACAACGTGCCGATCACGGTCGCCGACGTTGCCCACGTGTCGCTTGGGCCAGCGCTGCGGCGTGGTGCGTTGGACAAGGCCGGCGCGGAAGCGGTTGGCGGTGTCGCGGTGGTGCGCTACGGATACAACCCGTTGGCAGCAATCAAAAACATCAAACAACGAATCCAAGAGGTATCGCCCGGCCTGCCGACGAAGGTGTTGGTCGACTACCAGAAAACGACCGCTGACGAGGTTGACCTGTACGCGGATCGCAACGGGCTTAAATCCATCACCGGAGCGACGACCAGCAGCGACGCTTGGGTGAAACACCTTCGCGGCATGTCGCAGGACAAATGGCCCACTTGGATCACGACCAGCCAAGTCGCCGTCGTGCCGTTCTACGATCGAACCGGTTTGATCTACGAAACGCTTGGCACGCTCAACACGGCACTCGTCGAAGAAATCTTGGTCACCATCATCGTGATCTTGGTGATGGTCGTTCACCTGCGCAGTTCGTTTTTGATCAGTGCGCTGTTGCCGCTTGCCGTGCTGATGTGCTTCATCGCGATGAAAACATTCGGGATCGATGCCAACATCGTTGCGCTGTCGGGCATCGCGATCGCGATCGGGACGATGGTCGACATGGGGATCATACTTACCGAGAATATTCTCAAATACCTGGATGAAGCTGCGCCGGAAGATGACAAGCTGACGGTGATCTTCAAAGCGGCGCACGAGGTTGCCGGTGCGGTGTTGACTGCCGTGACGACCACCGTGGTTAGCTTCCTGCCCGTGTTCACGATGATCGGTGCGGAAGGGAAACTGTTTCGGCCGTTGGCGTTCACCAAGACATTCGCGTTGGCAGCGTCAGTGATTGTCGCATTGACCATCATTCCGCCGGCGGCGCATATCTTGATGGGCGGCCGAATCGAATCGAAAAGCCTGCGCCGGGGAGCTTGGTTTGCCTTGCTGATCCTGGGCATCGCCGCGTCAATGATGTTGACTTGGTGGGTGGGAGCAATCTTGATCGGATTGTCCGCCTACAAGTTGTGGGAAGAACGCATCCCCGAACGGTTCCAGCGATACGGACCTTACGGGGCCAGCGCCGTTGCCGCGTTGGTCGTGGGTGTGCTGCTGACGCAAGAGTGGTTGCCGCTGGGGCCGCAGAAAGGCTTGCTGCTGAACCTGCTTTTCGTGGGCGGCTTGATTGGCGGCATTCTCGGATTCTTCACGCTGTTCCAACGGTTTCTGTACGAACCGATCCTACGCTGGTGTTTGAATCACAAGCTCGCGTTCTTGACGCTGCCAACAGCGATCTTGCTTTTCGGTGGATCCGCGTGGCTCGGATTCGACATAGTGTTCGGCGTCGTGCCCAAGACGCTATCGCTGGTCGGCGTATCCGAAGCGTCCGTTCGCGGCTCACGACCGTGGCGAGCAGCAACGAACGTCCTACCGGGACTCGGCAAAGAGTTCATGCCGCCGCTTGATGAAGGCTCGTTCCTCTACATGCCAACGACGATGCCGCACGCTTCGATCGGCGAAGCGATGGATGTGTTGCAGTTGCAGAATCAATTGCTTGTTTCGATCCCCGAGGTCGAATCGGTGGTGGGCAAGATCGGCCGCGCCGACACGCCACTCGATCCCGCTCCGGTGTCGATGATCGAGACCTACATCACTTACAAGTCCGAATATAGATCGGACGAAGACGGCCATCGGCTGAACTTCCGCTATGACGAGGAAACCGGCGATTTTGTCCGTGATGAATCGGGAAAGCTGATTCCCGACTCCAATGGTCGTCCATTCCGACAATGGCGTGACGAAGTTCGCACGCCGGATGACATCTGGCAAGCAATCACGACAGCGGCCCAGATTCCCGGCACGACTTCGGCACCCAAGCTGCAACCAATCGCAGCTCGGATCGTGATGCTGCAAAGCGGCATGCGTGCGCCGATGGGAATGAAGGTCAAAGGCCCTGACCTAGAAACGATCGAGCGGGTTGCCTTGGAGCTGGAATCGTTGCTGAAGCAAATTCCGACCGTTCAATCATCCGCCGTCATCGCCGACCGCATCGTCGGCAAGCCGTACTTGGAAATCGACATCGACCGTGATGCAATCAAACGCTACGGACTGCACATCCGCAGCGTGCAGGACGTGATCGAAGTCGCGATCGGCGGCCGGCAAATCACAACGACTGTTGAAGGTCGCGAACGATTCCCCGTCCGTGTGCGTTACGCCCGTGAGTTGCGCGACGACCTCGAATCGCTCGAGCGAATATTGGTCCCAACCCCGATGGGGCCGCAGATTCCACTCGGGCAACTCGCCGACATTCGCTACACACGCGGCCCACAGGTCATCAAGAGCGAAGACACCTTCTTGCTCGGTTACGTTCTGTTCGACAAGAAGCCTGGCGAAGCGGAGGTCGATGTGGTCGAAGATGCTCAGGCGTTCTTGCAATCGAAGATCGACTCGGGCGAGTTCACGCTGCCAGCCGGTGTGACGTACACGTTCGCGGGCAACTATGAGAACCAAATTCGATCGCAGAAAACGCTAGCGATCGTTCTGCCGCTAGCACTGGGGATTATCTTCTTGATCCTGTATATGCAGTTCAAATCAGCCATCACGACATCGCTGGTTTTCAGTGGCATCCTGATCGCGTGGGCGGGCGGCTTCATCATGCTGTGGTTGTACGACACCGAATGGTTCCTCGATTTCAGTTTGCTCGGCGCGAATATGCGTGAGCTGTTCCAAGTCAAAACAATCAACCTAAGCGTTGCCGTCTGGGTCGGCTTCCTTGCCTTGTTCGGAATCGCCAGTGATGACGGTGTCGTGATCGCTTCGTACCTCGACGAGAGCTTCCGCAAGGATCACATCGAAAACGCCAAGCACGCTCGCGAAGCCACCGTCACCGCCGGGATGCGCCGCGTACGACCGTGTTTGATGACCACGGCAACCACACTGCTAGCACTCATCCCAGTCCTCACCTCCACCGGTCGCGGCAGCGACATCATGGTGCCGATGGCCATCCCCAGCTTCGGTGGCATGACGATCGAGATCATGACGATGCTGGTCGTACCGGTGCTTTATTGCAGTGCGATGGAGTGGAAGTTGCGGTTAGGGATTAAAGATGAGCGGTTCGCGGAAAACTCGTAGCGGAAGTCGTCAAGACTTTCGACCCTTCAAGCACCATCCACCGAAACTCTTAACGAGTTCCGCTACCCACTCTGTTTATTTTGGCATCGGCCTTGCTGATAAGCTGTTTTCAACCTATGCTAGATTCCAACCGCTACTCTAGAAAAAGCAATAACCGGACGCGTTTCCGAATGTTTCGCCTGCTTCTCGTATCGTTTATCGCACTTCGTGTGATCGCCTGCCCAGTATGCTGTGCGGGTGGCGATGCGCATGCAGTGAGTGCTGAAGCTGCGATCACGGATCCTTGCGATTGTTGTTGCTCAAAGAGCCAAAGCAAACCGTGTGGCGAGGGTGAACAGTCTCCGATCGAGTCGCCTTGTCCGTGTGAATCCGGCTGTGAATGCCAAGTCGCACCAGGGATAAACCATCGGGTAATCGTAGACGTTCAGTGGATGCTGGACTTCGAGCCTCTCTGTTTGGACCCGGTTGGTCTACCCGAAGCTTTTGTGGATCGGTTCGAGGAACAGCCTCACCGTCTCGATTTGCTCACTGGTCGATCGGTGCGTCTTGCGCACGCTTCTCTTTTGCTCTAGGCCGCTGCTGGCCTCCGCTCGCTAACCAGCGAACTGCGTTGACGTTACTAGTTTTGGTTCGTCGCTGCGCTTTTTGATTTGATTTGACTCGTCTGGTTGGCTTGCATCCACGGTTCGTGCTCGGAAAACGCAACGGTTGCGTTTCCGGCTTGTCCAATCCATTGCCAGCAGGAGTTTTCCATGAGTCATTCCATTGTTGATGCGCCGAAACAGCACCCGAAGCGGCATCCAGCTGAACCGTACGTCACTGTTCGCCACGTCGAGACAGCAGAAACTGAAACGGGTAAGAAATCAAAACAACGCGGACCGCTCCGGCGTGGGGTATCCCTTGTGCTGGGCAGCATTGGGCCGACCTTGGTCCTGATTGGTTTCGCTGCGGTGTTCTATTACGGACATCATAACGACTGGCGAATCCCAAAATTTGCTGCGTTGACGGGAATGGTCGAGCCGGTCGTCACCGATTGGTGCGAAGAACACAGTGTGCCCGAATCGATTTGCGTGCAGTGTGATCCGACGTTGATGCCGAAAGGTGCTGATTATGGTTGGTGCGAGGTTCACGGCGTGCATAACTGCACTTTGGAACATCCCGACGTCGCCCAGTTGAAAGAGACGCCTTCGATTTTGCCGAGCGATCTGGAACGAGCGATGCGAGCCTTGGAAATTGCGACTCGGAAAGAAAACAATAGTGCTTGCAAAATCTACCAAGCGAGAATTCAGTTCGCTTCGATCGAGTCGGTGCGTCAGGCTGGTGTTGACGTGGAATTGGTGCAGCGGGCTCCTATCACCGAAGTGATCACCGGCAGTGGGGAAATTGTCTATGACCCCACCCGTCAAGCCAGTTTGGCGTCACGCTTGCCGGGAACCGTTTGGTTGGTGACCAAGAATGTGGGCGATCCCGTTGTCCAGAGTGAAGTACTGGCCGTGATCGACGCTGCGGCAGTCGGCGATCTGAAGACAACGCTACTGAGAGCCCTTGCCGAACGCAAGTTGCAACAGCAGAACGTTTCGCGATTGAGTGATGCTCGCGGGGCAATTGCTGGATCGCGGATCTTGGATGCCGAGGCGGCACTGGCGAAAGCGCAAGCCGATGTGCTGGCCGCTGACCAGTCGCTACGAAATCTTGGCTTGCCGGTCGATGTCAACTCGTTACAGGGGCTCAGCGAGCAACAGGTGCTGGATCAACTGCGTTTGATTGGTATTCCAGACGCGATTCGCAGGCAACTTGATTCGCAATCGATAACGTCAAATCTGTTGCCGGTTCGCTCGCCGATCGAAGGTGTCGTTGTTGAGCGTAGCGTGGCACCCGGTGAGGTCGTTGATCCGGCACGGATTCTGTTTCAGGTAGCCGATGTTCGCCAAATGTGGATGACATTGAACGTGCCGCTGGAAAACATGAGCCAACTCGCTATTGGTCAGCCCGTTCATTTTCACGCCGACGGAAGTCGGATGCCGGTGGTCGGAAAACTTGATTGGATCAGCACGTCGGCGGATGGGATGACGCGAATGGTTCAGGTCCGGGCCGTATTGGATAACGCTGATGGACGCCTCCGCAACGAAACCTTCGGTACGGGCGAGATCCTATTGCGAAGCGAAGCCAACGCAATCGTGATTCCGACTGGGGCATCGCATTGGGAAGGCTGCTGCCAAGTCGTCTTCGTTCGTGACAAAAACTATTTCGACAGCCCGGAAAGCTACAAGGTGTTCCATGTTCGTAGCGTTTGCCTGGGGGCGACTAACGGAGGCGTTACGGAGGTCATCTCCGGAGTTCTTCCCGGCGAAGTGATCGCGACTGACGGCAGCGACGTGCTGCGGGCGCAACTCCTCAAGAACAACCTAGGCGCAGGCTGTGACTGCGTCGCTGAATAAAGGAATGCACGGATGCTTAATTGGCTCATTGATTTTTCACTCAAGCACCGCGCGCTGGTGATCCTGGCCGCGTTGCTGTTCGCGATCATCGGTGGTTTCTCGTTACTGCAACTTGATATCGACGCGTTTCCGGACACCACGCCGGTTCAAATCCAGATCAACACCGTCGCGCCCTCACTCGCTTCGGAAGAAATCGAACGACAGATCACGTTTCCGGTCGAGCAAGCGATCAGCGGATTGCCGGGGCTAAACGAACTACGCTCGATTTCCAAGTTCGGATTGTCGCAGGTCGTCGTGATCTTTGACGACGGAATTGACATCTACTTTGCCCGACAACTGATCAACGAACGGTTGTCGACTGTCGAATTACCCGACGGAATTCAGCGGCCACAAATGGGACCGGTCTCCACAGGCTTGGGCGAGGTGTTTCATTATGTTCTCGTCTACGACGGCGTCGACTTTTCGACGGCCTCCAAACAAGAACGCACCAAGCGGATGACCGAATTGCGAACGATCCATGATTGGGTGGTCAAACCACAATTGCGATCGGTTCGCGGCGTCGCGGAGGTCAACAGTTGGGGTGGCTATGAAAAGCAATATCAAGTGAGGCTCGATCCGGATAATCTTTTCAAATATGGCCTAACGTTCGAGGAAGTATCCAATGCCATTACCTCGAACAACGAAAATGTTGGTGGAGGGACGGTGACCGATGGAAGCGAGATGTTGCTCGTTCATGGTGTGGGTCGAACCGTCAATCTCCAAGAGATCAGCAATATCGCGATCACGGCAGTCAACGGCGTTCCCGTTCGAGTGAGCGACGTGGCCACTGTGGAGATCGGTCACGAAATTCGGCGGGGTGCGGTGACGGCGAACGGACGTGGCGAGGCGGTGCTCGGTTTAGGCTTCATGTTGATGGGCGAAAACAGCCACGATGTGACTTGGTCGATCAAGGAAAAGATCGCCAGCATCCAAGATACGTTGCCTGCGGGCGTCAAGATTCAAACCGTCTACGACCGCACGGAATTGATCGACCACGTCATCCACACCGTCCAAAAAAACCTCTTCGAGGGTGGTCTACTGGTGATCGCGGTGCTGTTCATCTTCCTGGGCAATCTGCGAGCGGGCTTGATCGTTGCGATGGCGATCCCGCTCTCGATGCTGTTCGCATTCTCGGGCATGTTGAAGTTCGGCATTGCGGCCAGCCTACTAAGTCTTGGGGCGATCGACTTTGGATTGGTCGTCGACAGCTCGGTGGTGATGATCGAGAACTGCGTCCGGCACTTGGCCCACAACAACCACGGCAAGAGTCGGCTCGAAATCATTCGCGATGCGGCGGTTGAAGTTCGCAAGCCGACCATGTTTGGTGAACTGATCATCATGATCGTGTACTTGCCGATCTTGTCACTCGAAGGGGTGGAGGGAAAGCTTTTTCGTCCAATGGCGTTAACGGTCATCATAGCACTGGCCGGTTCAATGGTACTTTCACTCACATTGATGCCGGTATTGGCCAGTCTGTTTCTGCCAAAAAACGTTCAAGAGAAAGAGCCGCTGCTGATCCGAGTCCTCAAACGACTCTACTCGCCAGTGCTGCGATTCACGATGCATCACAAGGCGTTTGTCATCGGCTCGGCACTGCTATTGTTGGTCAGTGTCTTTGGACTTGTGGCCCCGAATCTTGGTAGTGAATTCGTGCCGCGTCTGTCCGAAGGTGCAATCACGATTAACGTGGTAAGACTGGCTGGGACGACGTTGGAAGAGTCCATTCGGTACAACACAAAGATGGAGCAAGTGCTACTGGAAAAGTTCCCCGATGAGATTTTTCAAGTGTGGAGCCGAATGGGCACGGCAGAGGTTGCAACCGATCCCATGGGAACGGAACTCACGGATCTATTCGTCACCTTGCATCCCCGAGAAGAATGGACGCGCGCCGAGACTCAGGAAGAACTGACCATTGCCATTCAGGAGGAATTACGAGATTTGCCGGGACCGCGATTGGCGATGTCGCAGCCGATCGAGATGCGGATGAACGAGATGATCTCGGGCGTTCGTTCCGATGTCGCGGCGATTCTCTACGGCGACGATTTGGACATAATGGTAGAAAAGGCCAGCGAGATCGAACGGGTACTCAATTCCATTCCTGGTTCTGAGGATGTCAAGGTCGAACAAGTCTCCGGCCAACCGCTGTTGGAAATTCGCATCAAGCAAGATGAAATCGCACGCTACGGGATTCCCGCCAGCACGATCATGAATCTGATTCGTTCATTGGGCACCCACAATGTCGGGGAGGTTTACGAAGGCCAATTGCGTTTTCCGTTGATCATTCGTTTGCCAGAGAAGGCGAGAGCGAATCCCGAAGCGATCAAGCAAATCTTGGTCGCCACGCCGTCGGGGCAACGCATTCCACTGTCGCGATTGGCAACGATTGAAAAAGTCGAAGGCCCCAACACAATCAAACGCGATTGGTATCAGCGACGAATCACGATTGAGTCGAACGTTCGGGGACGTGACCTGGGCAGCTTCGTCGCTGAAGCCCAACGCGTCATTGCCGAGAAGGTTCAGTTGCCACCGGGACGTTATCGTGTCGAATGGGGTGGCCAATTTGAGAATTTGGAACGCGCTCAATTGCGATTGATGATTGTTGTGCCAATCGCCTTGCTGATGATCCTGTCGCTATTGTACATGACCTACCGCAACTGGGTCGACTCGCTACGAGTCTTCACCGGGGTACCGTTCGCATGGATTGGCGGCGTGTTAGCTTTGTGGATTCGTGACATGCCGTTTTCGATCTCGGCAGCGGTAGGCTTCATTGCCCTATCTGGCGTTGCGGTTCTGGATGACATGTTGCTGGTTTCGACAATTCGGCAACTTCGCCGACTTGGTCGTTCGCTCGATGAAGCGGTTGAAGAAGCGGCGATGACTCGTTTGCGTCCAATTTTGATGACAACGCTTGTCGCCAGTCTCGGTTTTGTGCCGATGGCTTTCAGCACTGGCATGGGGGCTGAAGTGCAACGACCGCTAGCGACGGTCGTCATCGGTGGCGTTTGCAGCGCGATGGTGATGAGTTTGCTCGTGCTGCGAGTACTCTATGTCGTTTTCAATTTACCTGTTGAGAAGTTTGATGGAGATGGTGGAGATGATGATGGTCATCAACTCGAACCGAAATACCCGACCGACCCAGAGGCCGAGCAGGCGTCGGATTCAGACGATCCGTTTGAATCAGAAACGCTGCCCGAACGTCTGACGGTCTAACCCTGAATTCGGCTATTC includes the following:
- a CDS encoding efflux RND transporter periplasmic adaptor subunit encodes the protein MSHSIVDAPKQHPKRHPAEPYVTVRHVETAETETGKKSKQRGPLRRGVSLVLGSIGPTLVLIGFAAVFYYGHHNDWRIPKFAALTGMVEPVVTDWCEEHSVPESICVQCDPTLMPKGADYGWCEVHGVHNCTLEHPDVAQLKETPSILPSDLERAMRALEIATRKENNSACKIYQARIQFASIESVRQAGVDVELVQRAPITEVITGSGEIVYDPTRQASLASRLPGTVWLVTKNVGDPVVQSEVLAVIDAAAVGDLKTTLLRALAERKLQQQNVSRLSDARGAIAGSRILDAEAALAKAQADVLAADQSLRNLGLPVDVNSLQGLSEQQVLDQLRLIGIPDAIRRQLDSQSITSNLLPVRSPIEGVVVERSVAPGEVVDPARILFQVADVRQMWMTLNVPLENMSQLAIGQPVHFHADGSRMPVVGKLDWISTSADGMTRMVQVRAVLDNADGRLRNETFGTGEILLRSEANAIVIPTGASHWEGCCQVVFVRDKNYFDSPESYKVFHVRSVCLGATNGGVTEVISGVLPGEVIATDGSDVLRAQLLKNNLGAGCDCVAE
- a CDS encoding efflux RND transporter permease subunit, yielding MLNWLIDFSLKHRALVILAALLFAIIGGFSLLQLDIDAFPDTTPVQIQINTVAPSLASEEIERQITFPVEQAISGLPGLNELRSISKFGLSQVVVIFDDGIDIYFARQLINERLSTVELPDGIQRPQMGPVSTGLGEVFHYVLVYDGVDFSTASKQERTKRMTELRTIHDWVVKPQLRSVRGVAEVNSWGGYEKQYQVRLDPDNLFKYGLTFEEVSNAITSNNENVGGGTVTDGSEMLLVHGVGRTVNLQEISNIAITAVNGVPVRVSDVATVEIGHEIRRGAVTANGRGEAVLGLGFMLMGENSHDVTWSIKEKIASIQDTLPAGVKIQTVYDRTELIDHVIHTVQKNLFEGGLLVIAVLFIFLGNLRAGLIVAMAIPLSMLFAFSGMLKFGIAASLLSLGAIDFGLVVDSSVVMIENCVRHLAHNNHGKSRLEIIRDAAVEVRKPTMFGELIIMIVYLPILSLEGVEGKLFRPMALTVIIALAGSMVLSLTLMPVLASLFLPKNVQEKEPLLIRVLKRLYSPVLRFTMHHKAFVIGSALLLLVSVFGLVAPNLGSEFVPRLSEGAITINVVRLAGTTLEESIRYNTKMEQVLLEKFPDEIFQVWSRMGTAEVATDPMGTELTDLFVTLHPREEWTRAETQEELTIAIQEELRDLPGPRLAMSQPIEMRMNEMISGVRSDVAAILYGDDLDIMVEKASEIERVLNSIPGSEDVKVEQVSGQPLLEIRIKQDEIARYGIPASTIMNLIRSLGTHNVGEVYEGQLRFPLIIRLPEKARANPEAIKQILVATPSGQRIPLSRLATIEKVEGPNTIKRDWYQRRITIESNVRGRDLGSFVAEAQRVIAEKVQLPPGRYRVEWGGQFENLERAQLRLMIVVPIALLMILSLLYMTYRNWVDSLRVFTGVPFAWIGGVLALWIRDMPFSISAAVGFIALSGVAVLDDMLLVSTIRQLRRLGRSLDEAVEEAAMTRLRPILMTTLVASLGFVPMAFSTGMGAEVQRPLATVVIGGVCSAMVMSLLVLRVLYVVFNLPVEKFDGDGGDDDGHQLEPKYPTDPEAEQASDSDDPFESETLPERLTV
- a CDS encoding efflux RND transporter periplasmic adaptor subunit, whose protein sequence is MNEFFKQHRGKLWIAQAVAFVLLGVFVASWFSGSSDEPKVSTTSATANSEAMQSKPSIWTCSMHPQIRRDGPGKCPICGMDLVPVRESADGVRTVSISSEIKSLMNVQVSPVRRQYVTAEIRMVGKVDYDETRLAHITAWVPGRLERMFVDFTGVEVKKGDHMVQIYSESLYTAQEELLAVTKRDRPQNSSRFIEPLDLAESAREKLRLLGLTTEQIQTIEQRGKSSETVTIYSPVGGVVVAKNRQEGDRVQTGDRIYTVADLKVLWVQMDAYESDLAWLRYGQDVEFTTEAYPGELFRGRIAFIDPVLNEDTRTVKVRVNVPNDDGRLKPEMFVRAIVQSDIAAGGRVLNASLAGKWISPMHPEIIKDQPGDCDICGMPLVRAESLGYVTAEPTSAAKPLIVPVKAVLLTGTRAIVYVQIPDADKPTYEGREIVIGPRAGDFYLVKSGLEEGDLVVTNGNFKLDSALQISAKPSMMTPQGGGGGGHNHGGMEMPKADDGVTMDASPMNLVPAVRDAMQGVVEQYKTIQEKVEAANLAEIREGYDQLGKAVEAVPADLIGPQMRPQWSEVAMLLRNDVTEGREVNSMREADRVFALTRQHIDQMKAQFPLPMSHDEMQMPAMANMDAPPEVAEQLSGFVAPYLKLSQALATDDLEVAKRAVEPLHQRLAGLLPIVSEAKAAEVWSKEKRDLSEIIARLQKANDLAALRSGFALLSEQMLSLERMFGLPTDETLYELHCPMAFEGRGASWIQTDDAVRNPYYGASMLKCADKVEKL
- a CDS encoding efflux RND transporter permease subunit, with product MTDSNVSIENAKRTMLGRLIWFCLTNKLVVLLLVIATLGWGVMVAPFDWDTGAFPRDPVPVDAIPDIGENQQIVFTKWMGRSPQDVEDQIGYPLTVALLGIPEVKTIRSYSMFGFSSIYIIFGEDADFYWSRTRVLEKLNSLPAGTLPDGIQPTLGPDATALGQIFLYTLEGRDPDGNPTGGWDLRELRTIQDYYVRYSLTSAEGISEVASIGGFVQEYQIDVDPDTMRAAGVTLAGVFESIRMTNVDVGARTIELNKAEYVIRGLGFIENIEDIEKTVVKVTDNVPITVADVAHVSLGPALRRGALDKAGAEAVGGVAVVRYGYNPLAAIKNIKQRIQEVSPGLPTKVLVDYQKTTADEVDLYADRNGLKSITGATTSSDAWVKHLRGMSQDKWPTWITTSQVAVVPFYDRTGLIYETLGTLNTALVEEILVTIIVILVMVVHLRSSFLISALLPLAVLMCFIAMKTFGIDANIVALSGIAIAIGTMVDMGIILTENILKYLDEAAPEDDKLTVIFKAAHEVAGAVLTAVTTTVVSFLPVFTMIGAEGKLFRPLAFTKTFALAASVIVALTIIPPAAHILMGGRIESKSLRRGAWFALLILGIAASMMLTWWVGAILIGLSAYKLWEERIPERFQRYGPYGASAVAALVVGVLLTQEWLPLGPQKGLLLNLLFVGGLIGGILGFFTLFQRFLYEPILRWCLNHKLAFLTLPTAILLFGGSAWLGFDIVFGVVPKTLSLVGVSEASVRGSRPWRAATNVLPGLGKEFMPPLDEGSFLYMPTTMPHASIGEAMDVLQLQNQLLVSIPEVESVVGKIGRADTPLDPAPVSMIETYITYKSEYRSDEDGHRLNFRYDEETGDFVRDESGKLIPDSNGRPFRQWRDEVRTPDDIWQAITTAAQIPGTTSAPKLQPIAARIVMLQSGMRAPMGMKVKGPDLETIERVALELESLLKQIPTVQSSAVIADRIVGKPYLEIDIDRDAIKRYGLHIRSVQDVIEVAIGGRQITTTVEGRERFPVRVRYARELRDDLESLERILVPTPMGPQIPLGQLADIRYTRGPQVIKSEDTFLLGYVLFDKKPGEAEVDVVEDAQAFLQSKIDSGEFTLPAGVTYTFAGNYENQIRSQKTLAIVLPLALGIIFLILYMQFKSAITTSLVFSGILIAWAGGFIMLWLYDTEWFLDFSLLGANMRELFQVKTINLSVAVWVGFLALFGIASDDGVVIASYLDESFRKDHIENAKHAREATVTAGMRRVRPCLMTTATTLLALIPVLTSTGRGSDIMVPMAIPSFGGMTIEIMTMLVVPVLYCSAMEWKLRLGIKDERFAENS